The Bacillus vallismortis genome window below encodes:
- the arr gene encoding NAD(+)--rifampin ADP-ribosyltransferase, translating into MNDKKNVLDPGPFFHGTKAELKIGDLLEPLYLSNYQDKKSNHIYFTGTLNAAKWGAELARSNSKERIYIVEPLGDFENDPNLTDKKSPGNPTRSYRSKSPLKIVAELGSWERHSDEEINHMLTSLQKLSEEGKNVIYD; encoded by the coding sequence ATGAATGACAAAAAAAATGTCTTAGATCCTGGTCCGTTTTTTCATGGCACTAAAGCAGAACTGAAAATTGGAGACCTGCTCGAACCGTTGTATTTATCCAATTATCAGGATAAAAAATCTAACCATATCTATTTTACTGGAACATTAAACGCTGCTAAATGGGGGGCTGAATTAGCAAGATCTAATTCAAAAGAGAGAATTTATATTGTAGAACCATTAGGCGATTTTGAAAATGATCCGAATTTAACTGACAAAAAATCCCCTGGAAACCCAACACGTTCTTATAGATCTAAATCTCCTTTGAAAATAGTAGCTGAATTAGGTTCATGGGAAAGGCATTCCGATGAAGAAATAAATCATATGCTTACATCTTTACAAAAGTTAAGTGAAGAAGGAAAAAATGTAATATACGATTGA
- the smpB gene encoding SsrA-binding protein, with protein MPKGSGKVLSQNKKANHDYFIEETYETGIALQGTEIKSIRAGRVNLKDSFAKIERGEVFLHNMHVSPYEQGNRYNHDPLRTRKLLMHRKEINKLIGLTKEKGYSLVPLKLYLKNGFAKVLLGLGKGKKNYDKREDLKRKDAKREIERAFRDSQKGF; from the coding sequence ATGCCAAAAGGGTCAGGAAAAGTATTATCTCAAAATAAGAAAGCCAATCACGATTATTTTATAGAAGAAACCTATGAAACAGGTATCGCATTGCAAGGAACCGAAATCAAATCGATTCGCGCCGGCCGCGTAAACCTTAAGGATTCCTTCGCCAAAATCGAACGGGGAGAAGTGTTTCTCCACAATATGCACGTAAGCCCGTATGAGCAGGGAAACCGTTATAACCACGATCCGCTTCGGACGAGAAAGCTGTTAATGCACCGCAAGGAGATTAATAAGCTGATCGGGCTAACAAAGGAAAAAGGCTATTCTCTCGTTCCGCTGAAGCTGTATTTAAAAAACGGCTTTGCCAAAGTGCTTCTCGGCCTTGGAAAAGGGAAGAAGAACTATGACAAACGGGAAGACCTGAAGCGGAAGGACGCGAAGCGGGAAATCGAAAGAGCGTTCAGAGACAGTCAAAAAGGCTTCTAA
- the rnr gene encoding ribonuclease R: MGKEAFMDKLLSFMKEEAYKPLTVQELEEMLNITEAEEFKELVKALVALEDKGLIVRTRSDRYGIPEKMNLIKGKISAHAKGFAFLLPEDTSLSDVFIPPNELNTAMNGDIVMVRLNSQSNGSRQEGTVIRILERAIQRVVGTYTETRNFGFVIPDDKKITSDIFIPKNGKNGAAEGHKVVVKLTSYPEGRMNAEGEVETILGHKNDPGIDILSVIHKHGLPGEFPADAMEQASSTPDTIDEKDLKDRRDLRDQVIVTIDGADAKDLDDAVTVTKLDDGSYKLGVHIADVSHYVTENSPIDKEALERGTSVYLVDRVIPMIPHRLSNGICSLNPKVDRLTLSCEMTINSQGQVTEHEIFQSVIKTTERMTYSDVNQILVDDDEELKQKYEPLVPMFKDMERLAQILRDKRMNRGAVDFDFKEAKVLVDDEGAVKDVVIRERSVAEKLIEEFMLVANETVAEHFHWMNVPFIYRIHEEPNAEKLQKFLEFVTTFGYVVKGTAGDIHPRALQSVLDAVRDKPEETVISTVMLRSMKQAKYDPQSLGHFGLSTEFYTHFTSPIRRYPDLIVHRLIRTYLINGKVDEATQEKWAERLPDIAEHTSTMERRAVDAERETDDLKKAEYMLDKIGEEFDGMISSVTNFGMFVELPNTIEGLVHVSFMTDDYYRFDEQHFAMIGERTGNVFRIGDEITVKVVDVNKDERNIDFEIVGMKGSPRRPRELDSSQSQSRKRGKPARKRVQSTNSPVSPAPSEEKGEWFTKPKPKKKKRGFQNAPKQKRKKKK; this comes from the coding sequence ATGGGAAAAGAAGCATTTATGGATAAGCTTCTCTCGTTTATGAAGGAAGAGGCGTACAAGCCTCTGACCGTTCAAGAACTTGAGGAGATGTTAAATATTACGGAAGCCGAGGAGTTTAAAGAGCTCGTTAAAGCGTTAGTCGCCTTGGAAGACAAAGGGCTTATCGTACGAACGAGAAGCGACCGCTACGGCATTCCGGAGAAGATGAATTTAATAAAAGGAAAGATTTCAGCGCATGCAAAAGGATTCGCCTTTTTGCTGCCTGAGGATACATCGTTAAGCGATGTGTTTATTCCGCCTAATGAGCTGAATACAGCAATGAACGGCGATATCGTCATGGTTCGGCTAAATTCACAGTCAAACGGCTCCAGACAGGAAGGAACCGTCATCCGCATTTTAGAAAGAGCGATTCAGCGGGTTGTCGGTACGTATACAGAAACAAGAAACTTCGGCTTTGTCATTCCGGACGACAAAAAAATCACGAGTGACATCTTTATCCCGAAAAATGGGAAAAACGGAGCAGCGGAGGGGCATAAGGTTGTTGTCAAGCTGACAAGCTATCCAGAAGGCCGCATGAACGCAGAGGGCGAGGTTGAAACCATTCTCGGCCATAAAAATGATCCGGGCATTGATATTTTATCGGTCATTCATAAGCACGGCCTGCCGGGAGAATTTCCTGCCGACGCCATGGAACAGGCATCAAGTACGCCTGACACCATTGACGAAAAAGATCTGAAAGATCGCCGTGATCTTCGTGACCAGGTGATTGTCACCATTGACGGGGCGGACGCGAAGGATTTGGATGATGCGGTTACCGTGACGAAGCTTGATGACGGAAGCTATAAGCTTGGCGTTCACATTGCCGATGTCAGCCATTACGTAACCGAAAACTCGCCGATTGACAAAGAAGCGCTTGAAAGAGGGACGAGTGTGTATTTGGTTGACCGTGTCATCCCGATGATTCCGCACAGACTGTCAAACGGCATCTGTTCCTTAAATCCAAAGGTTGACCGCTTGACACTTTCTTGTGAAATGACCATTAACAGCCAAGGGCAGGTCACGGAGCATGAGATCTTCCAAAGTGTCATCAAAACAACGGAAAGAATGACGTATTCAGATGTGAATCAAATTCTTGTTGACGATGATGAAGAGCTGAAACAAAAATACGAGCCTCTTGTTCCAATGTTTAAAGACATGGAGCGCCTGGCTCAAATTCTGCGCGATAAGCGGATGAACCGCGGCGCCGTTGATTTTGATTTCAAAGAAGCAAAGGTGCTTGTCGATGACGAAGGAGCGGTTAAAGACGTTGTCATCAGAGAACGCTCAGTCGCGGAGAAGCTGATTGAAGAATTTATGCTTGTGGCGAACGAAACGGTAGCGGAGCATTTCCATTGGATGAACGTACCGTTTATATATCGGATCCACGAAGAGCCGAACGCTGAAAAGCTGCAAAAGTTTTTGGAATTCGTGACGACATTTGGCTATGTCGTGAAAGGAACGGCGGGAGATATTCATCCGCGCGCGCTGCAAAGCGTTCTGGACGCTGTGCGTGACAAACCTGAAGAAACAGTGATATCCACTGTCATGCTCCGTTCGATGAAACAGGCGAAATACGACCCGCAAAGCTTAGGGCACTTCGGTCTGTCAACGGAATTCTATACACATTTCACATCGCCGATCCGCCGTTACCCGGACTTAATCGTCCACCGTCTGATCAGAACGTACTTAATCAACGGCAAAGTCGATGAAGCGACACAGGAAAAGTGGGCTGAACGCCTGCCGGATATCGCCGAACATACATCAACAATGGAGCGCCGGGCTGTTGACGCCGAGCGTGAAACGGATGATCTGAAAAAAGCGGAATACATGCTGGATAAAATCGGTGAAGAGTTTGACGGCATGATCAGCTCTGTAACAAACTTCGGAATGTTCGTCGAGCTGCCGAATACAATCGAAGGACTCGTGCATGTCAGCTTTATGACAGATGACTACTACCGCTTTGACGAGCAGCATTTTGCAATGATCGGCGAGCGGACAGGCAACGTCTTCCGCATTGGAGATGAAATCACGGTCAAGGTGGTCGATGTCAATAAAGACGAGCGCAATATTGATTTTGAAATCGTCGGCATGAAAGGCTCTCCGCGTCGTCCAAGGGAACTGGACAGCAGCCAGAGCCAGAGCAGAAAACGCGGAAAGCCTGCCAGAAAACGCGTCCAAAGCACCAATTCACCTGTTTCTCCAGCTCCATCTGAGGAAAAAGGGGAATGGTTCACGAAGCCGAAGCCGAAAAAGAAAAAACGCGGCTTTCAAAACGCGCCGAAACAGAAACGGAAAAAGAAGAAATAA
- a CDS encoding carboxylesterase codes for MKVVTPKPFTFKGGDKAVLLLHGFTGNTADVRMLGRYLNERGYTCHAPQYEGHGVPPEELVHTGPEDWWKNVMDGYEYLKSEGYESIAACGLSLGGVFSLKLGYTVPIKGIVPMCAPMHIKSEEVMYQGVLSYARNYKKFEGKSPEQIEEEMQEFEKTPMNTLKALQELIADVRNNVDMIYSPTFVVQARHDHMINTDSANMIYNEVETDDKQLKWYEESGHVITLDKERDLVHQDVYEFLEKIDW; via the coding sequence ATGAAAGTTGTGACACCAAAACCATTTACATTTAAAGGCGGAGACAAAGCGGTGCTGTTGCTGCATGGCTTTACAGGAAATACAGCGGATGTCAGAATGCTGGGACGTTACTTGAATGAACGGGGCTATACGTGCCACGCGCCTCAATATGAAGGACATGGCGTACCTCCTGAAGAACTTGTACATACGGGGCCTGAAGACTGGTGGAAAAACGTCATGGACGGCTATGAATACTTAAAATCTGAAGGCTATGAGAGCATTGCTGCCTGCGGACTGTCGCTTGGCGGGGTTTTTTCGCTGAAATTGGGTTACACTGTACCCATAAAGGGAATTGTCCCAATGTGCGCGCCAATGCATATTAAGAGTGAAGAGGTCATGTACCAGGGCGTCCTTTCATACGCTCGCAATTACAAAAAATTCGAGGGGAAAAGCCCGGAGCAAATTGAAGAGGAAATGCAGGAATTCGAAAAAACGCCGATGAACACGCTCAAGGCGTTGCAAGAATTAATTGCCGATGTACGGAACAATGTCGATATGATTTATTCACCGACATTTGTGGTACAGGCCCGACATGATCACATGATTAATACAGATAGCGCCAATATGATTTACAACGAAGTGGAAACCGATGATAAACAGCTGAAATGGTACGAGGAATCAGGCCATGTCATTACGCTGGACAAAGAACGTGACCTCGTCCATCAGGATGTGTATGAATTTTTAGAGAAGATCGATTGGTAA
- the secG gene encoding preprotein translocase subunit SecG — protein sequence MHAVLITLLVIVSIALIIVVLLQSSKSAGLSGAISGGAEQLFGKQKARGLDLILHRITVVLAVLFFVLTIALAYIL from the coding sequence ATGCACGCGGTTTTGATTACCTTATTGGTTATCGTCAGCATTGCACTTATTATTGTCGTTTTGCTTCAATCCAGTAAAAGCGCCGGATTGTCTGGTGCGATTTCAGGCGGAGCGGAGCAGCTCTTCGGGAAACAAAAAGCAAGAGGTCTTGATTTGATTTTGCACCGCATCACGGTTGTGCTGGCAGTCTTGTTTTTCGTGTTAACGATTGCGCTTGCTTATATCCTATAG
- a CDS encoding alpha/beta fold hydrolase — MPLISIASRKHLYYEEYGQGIPIIFIHPPGMGRKVFYYQRLLSEHFRVIFPDLSGHGDSDHANQPASISYYANEIVQFMDALHIDKAVLFGYSAGGLIAQHIGFTRPDKVSHLVLSGAYPAVHNVIGEKIHKTGMYLLEKNAGLLIRILAASHTKNKELRAILTGHMKKADLAHWHQYYQDSLRYNCIEQLPHLHMPMLFMYGGLRDWTFPASGYYRKACSHAEFFRLEYQGHQLPTKQWKTCNELVTGFVLTHHS, encoded by the coding sequence ATGCCCCTTATCAGCATAGCCAGCAGAAAACATCTTTATTATGAGGAATATGGACAGGGAATTCCGATCATTTTTATCCACCCGCCAGGCATGGGACGCAAGGTTTTTTATTATCAGCGCCTTCTCTCCGAGCATTTCAGGGTGATTTTTCCCGATTTAAGCGGCCACGGTGACAGCGATCATGCGAATCAGCCAGCTTCTATTTCTTATTACGCAAACGAGATCGTGCAATTCATGGATGCTCTGCACATTGATAAGGCTGTGTTATTCGGGTATTCCGCCGGCGGCTTAATCGCGCAGCACATCGGCTTTACCCGCCCGGACAAAGTGTCGCATCTTGTTCTGTCCGGCGCTTATCCTGCTGTTCATAACGTAATCGGGGAGAAAATTCACAAGACTGGGATGTATCTGCTCGAGAAAAACGCCGGTTTACTCATTCGCATCCTCGCCGCAAGCCACACAAAAAACAAAGAGCTTCGAGCCATATTGACAGGCCATATGAAAAAAGCAGACCTGGCTCATTGGCATCAATATTATCAGGATTCACTCCGTTACAACTGCATTGAACAGCTGCCTCATTTACACATGCCGATGCTGTTTATGTATGGCGGCCTGCGGGACTGGACCTTCCCCGCCTCAGGCTATTACCGCAAAGCTTGCAGCCATGCCGAATTTTTCAGATTGGAATATCAGGGGCATCAGCTGCCGACAAAACAATGGAAAACATGCAACGAACTGGTGACAGGGTTTGTGCTGACACATCATTCTTAG
- a CDS encoding helix-turn-helix transcriptional regulator, with the protein MPVEKIQIRRDYVLQYMVNNDYSLNQLALEIGVSPATLSRVLNGERRPGQLVIGKMLHYFNLKFEDLFYYDFVDKSQ; encoded by the coding sequence GTGCCAGTAGAAAAGATACAGATTAGACGTGATTATGTCTTGCAGTATATGGTCAATAACGATTATTCCCTTAACCAGCTTGCGCTGGAAATCGGAGTCTCACCCGCCACACTGAGTCGCGTGCTGAATGGAGAAAGACGGCCGGGACAGCTAGTGATCGGTAAAATGCTTCACTATTTTAATTTGAAATTCGAGGATCTTTTTTACTATGATTTTGTTGACAAAAGTCAATAG
- the rghR gene encoding transcriptional repressor RghR, whose amino-acid sequence MENFGEQLRALREERKLTVNQLATYSGVSAAGISRIENGKRGVPKPATIKKLAEALKIPYEGLMYKAGYIEEAHEARAPYETKCKLLEKAEAYDLKNLALLETEKWQYLNKEDLLMLDHYFSFISDEAKKRSADD is encoded by the coding sequence ATGGAAAACTTTGGCGAACAATTGCGGGCATTGCGTGAAGAGAGAAAATTAACAGTCAACCAGCTGGCAACTTATTCAGGCGTAAGCGCGGCCGGCATCTCCAGAATCGAAAACGGCAAACGGGGCGTTCCAAAACCCGCCACTATCAAAAAGCTGGCGGAGGCTTTAAAAATTCCTTATGAAGGGCTTATGTATAAGGCTGGTTACATCGAAGAAGCACATGAAGCAAGGGCTCCTTATGAAACGAAGTGCAAGCTGCTTGAAAAAGCAGAGGCCTATGACTTGAAAAACCTTGCTCTTCTTGAGACTGAAAAGTGGCAGTATCTCAATAAAGAAGACCTGCTCATGCTGGATCATTATTTTTCGTTTATTTCAGACGAAGCCAAAAAACGGTCAGCTGATGACTAA
- a CDS encoding helix-turn-helix domain-containing protein: MSPFGQQLRELRRARKLTVNQLAVYSGISSATISKIENGKRGTPKPATIKKLAAVLKVPYENLMAAAGHIRAFPEEIREASESYQSVYDIYQTAVTRGAEHLPIFNSKKWELLSKQDIENLSKYFDFLASEAKKRASSS, translated from the coding sequence ATGTCACCATTCGGACAGCAATTACGGGAGCTGCGCCGCGCCCGCAAACTGACAGTGAATCAGCTTGCGGTGTACTCAGGCATCAGCTCGGCCACCATTTCAAAAATTGAAAACGGCAAGCGGGGCACGCCAAAACCTGCAACCATAAAAAAACTGGCGGCCGTACTGAAAGTGCCCTACGAAAACCTGATGGCTGCCGCAGGCCATATACGGGCCTTTCCAGAAGAAATCCGCGAAGCTTCGGAAAGCTATCAGTCCGTTTATGACATTTACCAGACGGCTGTCACTCGCGGAGCGGAGCACCTCCCGATTTTCAACAGCAAAAAATGGGAACTTCTCTCAAAGCAGGATATTGAAAATCTCAGCAAGTACTTTGATTTTTTAGCTTCGGAAGCGAAAAAGCGCGCCTCCTCTTCATAA
- the catR gene encoding catDE operon transcriptional regulator CatR, with the protein MNQSEMCPRFEKAVDILSKRWVALIVFQLLNGSQRFSEIEAALPNLSGRVLSERLKELELEGVVKRDVIPETPVRIEYSLTDKGKALAPILGEISKWATDWIDPSFLD; encoded by the coding sequence ATGAACCAATCAGAAATGTGTCCTAGATTTGAAAAAGCAGTCGACATCTTGAGTAAACGCTGGGTCGCTTTGATCGTATTTCAGCTCTTGAACGGGTCGCAGCGATTTAGCGAAATTGAAGCAGCACTTCCAAATCTAAGCGGCAGAGTTCTGTCAGAACGGCTGAAAGAACTTGAGCTTGAAGGAGTAGTGAAGCGGGATGTCATCCCGGAAACTCCGGTTCGCATCGAATATTCATTGACCGATAAAGGAAAGGCGTTAGCCCCCATTTTGGGTGAGATTTCAAAATGGGCGACGGATTGGATTGACCCTTCCTTTCTAGACTAA
- a CDS encoding methyl-accepting chemotaxis protein: protein MRLTISRKFSLVFLTLILINLLVGGIGAFNMQHIIQKTDEINTKWIDGIKEITSVNYLTEHLSSKEKDFLIYTEKSKMDTLDQEMNQILEDIKHKLDSYEKTISNDKEQKLFEQLQTEVNTYTDIHAQIIESGRTNDMDKARGLLVQTEASFEEMKKSLTQLVDFNKEGSNTAVKETKDVYHKGLIYTALLLAASIIISIVIWLYITRNIVKPIIRMKESANHIAEGDLSNDMEPLNSKDELGDLNEALQKMVVNLRDIVGYSKEISSRVLSSSQVLANATNETRSGSKHITETMNEMAEGSEQQAQDAVTIAESMNEFTESIDKAYNHGMTISDTSQNVLELAVSGNTNMDTSLQQMKTIHHIVQEAVHKVKSLEQHSQDINKLVQVINGIAEQTNLLSLNAAIEAARAGESGKGFAVVAEEVRKLADGVSDSVQDITRIVGGTQQEIHIVIEYLESSFTEVERGTENLTDTGQAMQHIKQSVTHVADSIKEVTDGLKQLTNQSITINQSIENIASVSEESAAGIEETFSITEQSAHSMDQVLQNAEELEQLAKKLNEKMDQFTI, encoded by the coding sequence ATGCGACTGACGATTTCCCGCAAATTCAGCCTGGTATTTTTGACACTGATCCTGATCAACTTACTTGTAGGCGGAATAGGCGCTTTTAATATGCAGCATATCATTCAAAAGACAGATGAAATCAACACAAAATGGATTGACGGCATCAAGGAAATTACATCGGTTAATTATTTGACCGAACACCTATCTTCTAAAGAAAAGGATTTTCTGATTTACACAGAAAAAAGCAAAATGGATACGCTTGATCAAGAAATGAATCAGATTCTTGAAGACATCAAACATAAGCTAGACAGCTACGAAAAAACGATTTCAAATGATAAAGAGCAAAAGCTGTTCGAGCAGCTTCAAACTGAAGTGAACACCTATACTGATATTCATGCGCAAATTATAGAAAGCGGCCGCACGAATGATATGGACAAAGCAAGAGGTTTATTGGTTCAGACTGAAGCCAGCTTTGAGGAGATGAAAAAATCACTCACTCAGCTTGTTGACTTTAATAAAGAAGGCAGCAACACAGCGGTAAAAGAAACGAAGGACGTCTATCATAAAGGACTTATTTACACTGCTTTGCTTCTGGCAGCTTCGATTATTATCAGTATTGTCATCTGGCTTTATATCACTCGAAACATTGTAAAGCCTATCATTCGCATGAAGGAGTCTGCCAATCATATTGCCGAGGGAGATCTGTCGAATGACATGGAGCCGCTCAACTCAAAAGACGAGCTGGGCGATCTGAACGAAGCGCTGCAAAAAATGGTCGTTAATCTGAGAGATATTGTCGGATACTCCAAAGAAATCTCAAGCCGGGTTCTTTCTTCTTCACAAGTACTGGCAAACGCAACAAATGAAACGAGATCCGGCAGCAAACATATTACCGAAACGATGAACGAAATGGCTGAGGGCTCTGAACAGCAGGCCCAAGACGCCGTGACGATTGCCGAGTCGATGAATGAATTCACCGAAAGCATTGATAAAGCCTATAATCATGGCATGACCATCAGCGATACGTCTCAAAACGTTCTCGAACTCGCGGTAAGCGGAAACACAAATATGGATACGTCATTGCAGCAAATGAAAACCATCCATCATATCGTTCAGGAAGCCGTTCATAAAGTGAAGTCGCTGGAGCAGCATTCTCAGGATATCAACAAGCTCGTTCAGGTCATCAACGGCATTGCCGAGCAAACGAATTTGCTTTCACTTAACGCCGCCATTGAAGCTGCCCGCGCGGGAGAAAGCGGCAAAGGCTTCGCCGTTGTGGCAGAAGAGGTCAGAAAGCTGGCTGACGGCGTTTCTGATTCCGTGCAGGATATTACCCGGATTGTAGGCGGCACACAGCAGGAAATCCACATCGTCATTGAATACTTAGAAAGCAGCTTTACAGAAGTCGAAAGAGGAACAGAGAACCTGACAGACACCGGCCAGGCTATGCAGCATATCAAACAATCCGTCACTCACGTTGCAGACAGCATTAAAGAAGTAACAGATGGCCTGAAGCAGTTAACAAACCAATCAATTACCATCAACCAATCGATTGAAAATATCGCTTCTGTATCTGAAGAGTCGGCCGCAGGGATTGAAGAAACATTTTCGATTACCGAGCAATCCGCCCACTCTATGGATCAAGTGCTCCAGAATGCCGAAGAGCTTGAGCAGCTGGCGAAGAAGCTTAATGAGAAAATGGATCAGTTTACAATTTAA
- the opuBD gene encoding choline ABC transporter permease OpuBD: MNVLEQLMTYYAQNGSYVMEEFGRHFLMSAYGVLFAAAVGVPAGILIAHFRRLSAWVFAVTNVIQTIPALAMLAVLMLVMGLGANTVIVSLFLYSLLPIIRNTYTGIVSIEHAYLESGKAMGMTKFQVLLMVELPLALSVIMAGLRTALVIAIGITAIGTFVGAGGLGDMIVRGSNATNGTAIILAGAIPTAVMAVGADLIMAWLERALSPVKKKRTRAKRVQTAA, translated from the coding sequence ATGAACGTGCTTGAACAGTTAATGACGTACTATGCGCAAAACGGCAGCTACGTCATGGAAGAATTCGGCCGACACTTTCTCATGTCGGCTTACGGCGTCTTGTTTGCCGCTGCCGTCGGAGTTCCGGCCGGAATCCTTATTGCGCATTTTCGCCGCTTGTCAGCTTGGGTGTTTGCCGTAACAAACGTTATTCAGACAATCCCGGCGCTTGCCATGCTGGCCGTCTTGATGCTTGTTATGGGGCTCGGCGCAAACACCGTGATTGTATCATTATTTCTGTATTCCCTCCTGCCGATTATCCGAAACACGTACACAGGCATTGTCAGCATTGAACACGCCTACTTAGAATCGGGAAAAGCGATGGGCATGACGAAATTTCAGGTTCTCCTGATGGTTGAGCTCCCGCTGGCGCTTTCTGTCATTATGGCAGGCTTGCGCACGGCTCTCGTCATTGCCATCGGGATTACAGCGATCGGCACATTTGTCGGCGCCGGGGGTCTCGGGGATATGATCGTCCGCGGATCAAACGCGACAAACGGAACTGCGATTATTCTCGCCGGGGCGATCCCGACTGCGGTGATGGCGGTAGGAGCAGATTTGATAATGGCCTGGCTGGAGCGGGCATTAAGTCCGGTCAAGAAAAAAAGAACCAGAGCGAAACGCGTTCAAACAGCGGCATAG
- the opuBC gene encoding choline ABC transporter substrate-binding lipoprotein OpuBC (OpuBC (osmoprotectant uptake transporter system OpuB, component C), as studied in Bacillus subtilis, is a lipoprotein, and is the substrate-binding protein of an ABC-type high-affinity transporter. OpuB is closely related to OpuC, which acts on both choline and the betaine (trimethylated amino group form) of glycine; OpuBC is nearly 70 percent identical to OpuCC.), translating to MKRKYLKWMIGLTLAAMMTLSGCSLPGLSAASDQTIKIGAQSMSESEIIASMLGQMIEHYTDLKTTTIKNLGSNAVQQQALMNGEIDIAATRYTGDALTGTLRMEPEKDPDKALALTQREFKKRYDLKWYDSYGFDNTYVFTVSQQLADQYHLETVSDVKKWAPQLKLGVDNYWMKLKGNGYKDFTKTYGMAFGGTYPMQIGLVYDAAKNGKMDIVLAYSTDGRIKSYGLKMLKDDKQFFPPYDCSPVVPEHVLKEHPELEGIIQKMIGKIGTATMQELNYEVDGNLKEPSVVAKEYLEKHHYFES from the coding sequence ATGAAAAGAAAATATCTTAAATGGATGATCGGTTTAACGCTCGCAGCAATGATGACGTTGAGCGGCTGTTCGCTTCCGGGCCTCAGCGCCGCTTCAGACCAGACCATTAAGATCGGCGCGCAAAGCATGAGCGAATCAGAAATCATCGCCAGCATGCTTGGCCAGATGATCGAACACTATACTGATCTGAAAACAACAACCATTAAAAATCTCGGTTCCAACGCGGTGCAGCAGCAGGCCTTAATGAACGGGGAAATTGACATCGCGGCCACAAGATATACCGGAGACGCGCTGACAGGCACGCTGAGAATGGAACCGGAAAAAGATCCGGACAAAGCGCTGGCGCTGACACAGCGGGAGTTTAAAAAAAGATACGATTTAAAATGGTATGATTCCTACGGGTTTGATAATACGTACGTCTTTACGGTCAGCCAACAGCTTGCGGATCAATATCACTTAGAAACCGTATCAGACGTTAAAAAATGGGCGCCGCAATTAAAGCTGGGCGTTGATAACTATTGGATGAAGCTGAAGGGGAACGGCTATAAGGATTTTACAAAAACCTACGGCATGGCATTCGGCGGCACGTATCCCATGCAGATCGGGCTTGTGTATGATGCGGCGAAAAACGGAAAAATGGACATTGTGCTTGCATATTCCACGGACGGAAGAATCAAGTCCTATGGGCTCAAAATGCTAAAGGATGATAAACAATTTTTCCCTCCGTACGACTGCTCTCCGGTTGTTCCGGAACATGTCCTGAAAGAACATCCTGAACTAGAAGGCATCATCCAGAAAATGATCGGGAAAATCGGCACAGCCACGATGCAGGAGCTTAACTACGAAGTCGACGGCAATCTAAAAGAACCGTCTGTTGTTGCCAAGGAATATTTAGAAAAGCATCACTACTTCGAATCGTGA